One window of the Sphaerochaeta associata genome contains the following:
- a CDS encoding carbon starvation CstA family protein encodes MNGIVMLVLSIVVLVGAYLVYGRYLAKKWGVDAKRKTPAMEMEDGVDYVPTSRQVVFGHQFASIAGAGPINGPIQAAIFGWVPVLLWVLVGGIFIGAVQDFGSIFASVRNKGRSIGYIIELYVGKLGKRLFLLFVWLFSILVIAAFADIVAGTFNGFNADLSHNVINGATATTSTAFIAVAVGLGFFIRFRKPTNMVTTLVAILSLVACILFGLAFPLYIQKTLWLYLVFAYIMVASVVPVWALLQPRDFLNSFLLVFMIAAAVVGIFVANPTINLPAFSGFLVNGQQMFPILFVTIACGAVSGFHSLVSSGTASKQIRNEKDMLPIAYGAMLLESLVAVISLICAGAVFSNGALPAGTPPQIFAMAVAGFLAKAGIPTLASNTIITLAISAFALTSLDSVARIGRLSFQELFMDSSTDEEHMGVWQRALTNKYVATILTLLFGYMLSVNGYAKIWPLFGSANQLVSALALCAIAIFLKKTSKKGSMIWIPMFFMLGVTFTALTQIIIVRFTRLISGNFQLLSDGMQLIFAILLVGLGLVIACKSVHTLFFDADKKERKAAA; translated from the coding sequence ATGAACGGTATAGTTATGCTCGTTCTGTCCATCGTCGTACTTGTAGGTGCGTATCTTGTCTATGGTCGGTACCTGGCAAAGAAATGGGGAGTTGATGCAAAGCGCAAAACCCCGGCCATGGAAATGGAAGATGGAGTGGACTATGTACCTACCTCCAGACAAGTGGTCTTCGGACACCAATTCGCTTCCATAGCAGGAGCCGGACCGATCAACGGCCCCATTCAAGCAGCCATCTTCGGGTGGGTCCCCGTTCTCCTTTGGGTACTCGTGGGAGGAATATTCATCGGAGCCGTCCAGGACTTCGGTTCCATCTTCGCCTCGGTACGCAACAAGGGCCGCTCCATCGGCTATATCATCGAACTGTATGTCGGCAAGCTGGGAAAGCGTCTCTTCCTGCTCTTTGTCTGGCTCTTTTCCATCCTGGTCATCGCAGCCTTCGCCGATATTGTTGCCGGAACCTTCAATGGCTTCAATGCCGATCTCTCCCATAACGTCATCAATGGTGCAACCGCCACCACCAGTACCGCTTTCATCGCAGTGGCGGTTGGACTTGGGTTCTTCATCCGATTCCGCAAACCCACTAACATGGTTACGACGTTGGTGGCCATCCTCTCCTTGGTAGCATGCATACTCTTCGGCCTGGCTTTCCCCCTTTACATTCAGAAAACCCTCTGGTTGTATCTGGTGTTCGCCTACATCATGGTGGCCTCGGTGGTCCCCGTATGGGCACTGTTGCAGCCACGGGACTTCTTGAACAGCTTTCTCTTGGTCTTCATGATAGCAGCCGCCGTGGTGGGTATTTTTGTAGCAAACCCAACGATCAACCTCCCTGCTTTTTCCGGCTTTTTGGTAAACGGACAACAGATGTTTCCCATCCTCTTCGTTACCATCGCCTGTGGTGCTGTCTCCGGGTTTCATAGTCTGGTAAGCAGTGGAACCGCCTCCAAGCAAATACGCAATGAAAAAGACATGCTCCCCATTGCCTACGGAGCCATGCTCCTGGAATCCTTGGTCGCCGTCATCTCCCTTATCTGTGCAGGAGCGGTATTTTCCAATGGAGCCCTTCCCGCCGGTACTCCTCCCCAAATCTTCGCCATGGCGGTTGCAGGCTTTTTGGCCAAGGCAGGCATCCCTACCCTTGCAAGCAATACCATCATCACATTGGCGATCAGCGCATTCGCCCTGACCAGCCTTGATTCAGTAGCAAGAATTGGTCGACTCTCCTTCCAGGAACTGTTCATGGACAGCAGCACCGATGAAGAACACATGGGCGTTTGGCAACGAGCACTTACCAACAAGTATGTTGCAACCATTCTCACCCTGCTCTTTGGTTACATGCTGTCGGTGAATGGATACGCAAAGATCTGGCCGCTTTTCGGCTCCGCCAACCAACTGGTAAGTGCCTTGGCTCTGTGTGCGATTGCCATTTTCCTGAAAAAAACAAGCAAAAAAGGCTCAATGATCTGGATTCCCATGTTCTTCATGCTTGGTGTCACCTTCACTGCATTGACTCAGATTATCATCGTGCGTTTCACCAGACTGATCAGCGGCAACTTCCAGCTCCTTTCTGATGGCATGCAACTCATCTTTGCCATTCTGCTTGTCGGATTGGGTTTGGTCATCGCATGCAAGTCAGTCCACACCTTGTTCTTTGATGCAGACAAGAAGGAGAGAAAAGCTGCTGCTTGA
- a CDS encoding ice-binding family protein: MLTFLWGCAADIAPPPVDVTGITVTGAGDAITVANGSTLQMSAAVLPSDATDMSVTWSIVAGTGTATISEAGLLTGTSTGTVTVKATANDDSAFVGELEVTVNAAVVPPIDVTTITVTGAGDAITVANGLTLQMSAAVLPADATDKSVVWSVVAGTGTATIGETGLLTGTAVGIVTVKATANDGSGIVGELAITVTTFAIDVTTITVTGAGDAITVANGLTLQMSAAVLPADATDKSVVWSVVAGTGTATISETGLLTGTAVGIVTVKATANDGSGIVGELAITVTDPIAPVIDVTTITVAGAGDAITVANGSTLQMSAAVLPSDATDKSVAWTVAAGTGTATISETGLLTATGMGTVTVQATANDGSDIVGTLGITITEKVISAKAITGLTAPVTGESPVIAITNTEEYTSSSVTWAKADTTVLAPEGTFEEDTVYIATITLVPVAGYTLTGVTENFFTVDEATATNDIDLGVVTAVFPATVAAPIVPLTRVDMGTADDFVILAKTGITTTGVTAITGDLGISPAERTSVTGFDEILSLDGTYATSALVLDGGKIYASDFTTPTPENLSAAILDMRTAYDAIVALPNPRPELIASGATLYPGLYKSIPAVDLSVNLTLDAEGNEDAIWVFQITGALNVAAEVEIVLANGAKAENIFWQVTGAVSLLANSKMKGIVLGEGVIALTAGASITGKLLGQTNVTLIANTVTDPLFVPIIE; this comes from the coding sequence ATGCTCACATTCCTATGGGGATGTGCAGCGGACATCGCCCCACCCCCGGTGGATGTGACTGGAATCACAGTCACAGGAGCAGGTGATGCAATCACGGTAGCCAATGGTTCAACATTGCAGATGAGTGCGGCAGTGCTCCCCTCCGATGCAACCGATATGAGTGTAACATGGTCGATTGTGGCAGGAACAGGAACAGCCACCATCAGTGAAGCAGGTCTACTTACAGGAACAAGTACTGGAACAGTAACCGTGAAAGCAACTGCAAACGATGACTCTGCCTTTGTGGGAGAACTAGAAGTCACTGTGAACGCCGCCGTTGTGCCGCCTATTGATGTGACAACTATTACAGTCACAGGAGCAGGTGATGCAATCACGGTAGCCAATGGCTTAACATTACAGATGAGTGCAGCAGTACTTCCTGCCGATGCAACAGACAAGAGTGTTGTTTGGTCAGTTGTAGCCGGAACGGGAACAGCCACCATCGGTGAGACAGGTCTGCTTACAGGAACAGCAGTTGGAATAGTCACCGTGAAGGCGACGGCCAATGATGGTTCAGGAATTGTGGGAGAATTAGCAATCACCGTGACCACTTTCGCTATTGATGTGACAACTATTACAGTCACAGGAGCAGGTGATGCAATCACGGTAGCCAATGGCTTAACATTACAGATGAGCGCAGCAGTACTTCCTGCCGATGCAACAGACAAGAGTGTTGTTTGGTCAGTTGTAGCCGGTACGGGAACAGCCACCATCAGTGAGACAGGTCTGCTTACTGGAACAGCAGTTGGAATAGTCACCGTGAAGGCGACAGCCAATGATGGTTCAGGTATTGTGGGAGAATTAGCAATCACTGTGACCGATCCTATCGCACCCGTTATTGATGTGACAACTATTACAGTCGCAGGAGCAGGTGATGCAATCACGGTAGCGAATGGTTCAACATTGCAGATGAGCGCAGCAGTACTCCCCTCCGATGCAACCGACAAGAGTGTTGCTTGGACAGTTGCAGCCGGAACCGGAACTGCCACCATCAGTGAAACAGGTCTGCTTACAGCAACAGGCATGGGGACGGTCACCGTTCAGGCAACGGCCAATGATGGTTCAGATATTGTCGGCACCTTAGGGATTACCATCACTGAAAAAGTGATCAGTGCCAAGGCAATCACTGGCTTGACTGCTCCGGTAACTGGAGAGAGCCCGGTCATTGCAATTACAAATACTGAAGAGTATACCAGCAGTAGTGTGACATGGGCCAAGGCTGATACCACAGTATTGGCACCAGAGGGCACGTTCGAAGAGGATACAGTGTACATAGCTACCATCACGTTGGTACCTGTAGCTGGATATACCCTGACCGGTGTCACCGAGAATTTCTTTACTGTTGACGAAGCTACAGCGACCAACGATATTGACCTTGGGGTGGTAACTGCGGTATTCCCTGCAACAGTAGCAGCTCCGATAGTGCCCCTGACCAGGGTGGATATGGGAACAGCGGATGATTTTGTAATACTGGCTAAGACCGGGATTACTACCACCGGAGTAACAGCGATTACCGGAGACCTGGGAATAAGTCCTGCTGAGAGAACATCCGTTACTGGTTTCGATGAGATTCTCTCGTTGGACGGAACGTATGCTACATCCGCTCTTGTGCTGGATGGAGGAAAAATCTATGCTTCAGATTTTACTACACCCACTCCAGAGAATTTGAGCGCTGCGATTCTTGATATGAGAACCGCTTATGACGCCATAGTAGCATTGCCGAACCCGAGACCTGAACTTATTGCCAGCGGTGCAACTCTTTACCCCGGGCTCTATAAATCGATTCCTGCAGTGGATCTCTCTGTAAACCTTACGCTGGATGCAGAAGGGAATGAAGACGCTATTTGGGTTTTCCAGATAACTGGCGCCCTGAATGTAGCTGCAGAGGTAGAGATTGTATTGGCCAATGGAGCAAAGGCGGAAAATATATTCTGGCAGGTTACAGGAGCTGTCAGCTTGTTGGCAAATTCCAAAATGAAAGGAATTGTCTTGGGTGAGGGCGTAATTGCTCTTACAGCCGGTGCTTCAATCACAGGTAAGTTACTGGGTCAAACCAATGTAACTCTCATCGCAAATACGGTTACAGATCCGTTGTTTGTGCCTATTATTGAATAG
- the rnr gene encoding ribonuclease R → MPKKSETQDSRKTQNPRQKTIRGYLSVHAKGFGFVIVKKGTDIFIPVENMLNAMDGDLVLVEIIKKVRGKSPKGKIIQILTLHKQEIIGVYKKGKEGGSVIPSDERYNNPIIIPKDKSGSIPKNGDLVVVIRTKWNEDDHTFLGTIVDTLGKPENKGMDLLMVARNNDLKIPFPNEVTKELSALADFDMQNESKKREDFRSTPCFTIDPESAKDFDDAISLTQLENGRFELGVHIADVSYYVPEKSAIDKEAYERGTSVYFVNNVIPMLPERLSNDLCSLKPHTDRLAYSVIMEIDSRGIVQDYRFRETIIRSAQRFTYEEVEEIIEGKKHAHAKTIHLMVMLSLILRKAREEMGSIDFDISEPAISLDSQGVPYAIRPRERIEANRLIEEFMLVANRIVAHHIATQAIEKPFVYRVHEKPDEQAIRSFFELLERMGLKYQLDKELESDDYRKILDVIENLDYRYFIEKVALRSMSKAYYSTKNEGHFGLAFSAYTHFTSPIRRYPDLVVHRLLKYYTSLEKGKKKLTGSDSAALLAKLESICKHCSQREIRATQAEREFIKLKSMEFLSSKVGESYDGVISGMASFGMFVELSHYAIEGLVHVSELKEDHYEYDKEEYTLTGRNTGKVYRVGDTVKIKIKSVSKEEKRADFILV, encoded by the coding sequence GTGCCCAAAAAGTCAGAAACTCAAGATAGCAGGAAAACACAAAACCCACGACAGAAAACAATACGCGGCTATCTCTCGGTACACGCGAAGGGATTTGGGTTTGTCATCGTAAAGAAAGGCACAGATATCTTCATCCCGGTGGAAAACATGCTCAATGCCATGGACGGGGACCTTGTCTTGGTTGAGATTATTAAAAAGGTACGCGGCAAGAGCCCCAAAGGGAAAATCATACAAATTCTCACCTTGCACAAACAAGAAATCATTGGAGTCTATAAAAAGGGCAAGGAAGGCGGGTCTGTTATTCCCAGCGACGAACGATACAACAATCCCATCATCATACCCAAGGACAAGAGTGGAAGTATACCGAAGAATGGCGATCTGGTTGTGGTAATAAGAACGAAGTGGAATGAAGATGATCACACGTTTTTGGGAACCATCGTCGATACGCTCGGAAAGCCGGAAAACAAGGGAATGGATCTTCTTATGGTTGCCCGAAACAACGATCTGAAGATTCCATTTCCCAACGAGGTGACAAAAGAACTCTCAGCTCTTGCTGATTTTGATATGCAGAACGAAAGCAAAAAGCGTGAAGATTTCCGTTCTACCCCTTGCTTTACCATCGATCCGGAATCAGCAAAAGACTTTGACGATGCAATATCTCTTACGCAATTGGAAAACGGGCGTTTCGAACTCGGTGTCCATATCGCAGACGTCTCCTACTACGTGCCTGAAAAGTCTGCAATCGACAAAGAGGCGTACGAACGGGGGACTTCCGTCTACTTCGTAAACAACGTAATCCCAATGCTCCCCGAGCGTCTGTCAAACGATCTCTGCAGCCTCAAGCCGCACACCGACCGCCTCGCCTATTCGGTGATCATGGAAATTGATTCCCGGGGTATTGTACAGGACTATCGATTCAGGGAAACAATCATACGCAGTGCACAGCGTTTCACCTATGAAGAGGTTGAAGAGATAATCGAAGGCAAAAAGCATGCTCATGCAAAAACCATTCATCTCATGGTCATGCTGTCTCTCATACTTCGCAAAGCAAGAGAAGAGATGGGCTCAATAGATTTCGATATCTCCGAACCAGCCATCTCCCTCGATTCACAGGGAGTTCCCTATGCCATCAGGCCACGCGAGAGAATTGAAGCAAATCGCCTTATTGAAGAATTCATGCTTGTTGCCAACCGCATCGTCGCCCATCATATTGCAACGCAAGCTATCGAAAAGCCGTTTGTCTACAGAGTCCACGAGAAACCCGATGAGCAGGCCATACGAAGTTTTTTTGAACTTCTTGAGCGGATGGGGCTGAAATACCAGCTTGATAAAGAACTGGAATCTGATGACTACCGAAAAATCCTTGATGTCATAGAAAACCTCGACTATAGATATTTCATTGAAAAAGTTGCACTCAGATCCATGTCGAAAGCCTACTACAGTACAAAGAACGAAGGGCACTTCGGCTTGGCTTTTAGTGCCTACACCCATTTCACCTCACCGATTCGAAGGTATCCCGACCTGGTGGTTCATCGTTTGCTGAAATACTATACAAGCCTGGAAAAAGGCAAGAAAAAGCTGACGGGATCTGATTCCGCTGCACTGCTTGCAAAGCTTGAGTCCATCTGCAAACACTGCTCGCAACGGGAAATTCGAGCAACCCAGGCTGAACGAGAATTCATCAAGCTCAAGTCGATGGAATTTCTCTCATCGAAGGTCGGAGAGAGTTACGACGGAGTCATCTCCGGTATGGCGAGTTTCGGGATGTTTGTTGAGCTGTCTCACTATGCCATTGAGGGTTTGGTGCATGTGTCCGAGCTCAAGGAAGACCACTACGAGTATGACAAGGAAGAATACACACTTACGGGAAGGAATACAGGAAAAGTCTATCGTGTGGGCGATACGGTCAAGATAAAGATAAAAAGTGTATCCAAAGAGGAAAAACGAGCCGACTTCATACTTGTGTAG
- a CDS encoding SGNH/GDSL hydrolase family protein — translation MSKDIQKIRIFGDSILKGVVYSEEDNRYVPLQQDGFEQLGMTLGIEFQNSAMFGCTITKGMQLLQKAIGKGLDCDSVLLEYGGNDCDFLWDEVSAQPNGEHQPKTPLLAFGQTLKAMIAKLRAIAVEPILMTLPPINSDRYLDHICRGGLDRKRILDWLGDIYNIERYQELYSLRVATVALATQTQLIDIRSGFLARRNCSSLICIDGIHPSAKGHELIMDLLKESHLVRISA, via the coding sequence ATGAGCAAAGATATTCAAAAAATTCGCATTTTCGGAGATTCAATATTGAAAGGGGTTGTATATAGTGAAGAAGACAATCGCTATGTGCCGCTTCAGCAGGATGGATTCGAGCAACTCGGGATGACCCTTGGTATCGAATTCCAAAATAGTGCTATGTTTGGTTGCACGATCACAAAAGGTATGCAGTTACTCCAGAAGGCTATTGGCAAGGGATTGGACTGTGACAGCGTGCTGCTCGAGTATGGTGGGAATGACTGTGATTTCCTCTGGGATGAAGTCTCGGCACAGCCGAACGGCGAACACCAGCCAAAGACACCGTTGCTGGCGTTCGGTCAGACGCTGAAGGCGATGATAGCTAAATTGAGGGCAATTGCGGTTGAACCGATTCTTATGACACTCCCTCCCATCAATTCCGATAGGTATCTCGACCATATCTGTAGAGGCGGCTTGGATCGAAAACGAATTCTGGATTGGCTCGGCGATATATATAATATCGAACGATACCAAGAACTCTACTCGTTACGAGTAGCAACCGTTGCTTTAGCGACACAAACACAGCTTATTGATATCCGTAGCGGCTTTTTGGCAAGAAGGAACTGTAGTTCTCTCATTTGTATAGATGGTATACATCCCAGTGCAAAAGGTCATGAACTCATTATGGACTTGCTGAAGGAGTCTCACTTGGTGAGGATTTCAGCGTAG
- a CDS encoding serine hydrolase domain-containing protein has protein sequence MALKHTFPKIPMRTMLIIFGVIIPWYILTSCQSSVNEYETRPALSFSQVKEFGLAGCLDYYAVPGCAWAVIDDQGVTTGTLGETFIGSGNPIKATHRFQIGSLGKSYTSLMAAQCVEAGLINWDTKILTVFPTWQEHMHSAYKDITLADLLSHNHSLQPLNAHQTQIDEAGNLIYEDIPNFYGSDSERRRDFSKYALSLVPVETEGVNYGNAGYIIAGCMLEEVTGKTWEILAQELASDLEIEIGFERPNRIGPSQPWGHRLITNKRLQPVAASEREIYNDPLSSPAGNINVNILDFSKYVRQFMNGLHTVDGIVKAETFKYLLMGRNPYAMGWYNDFTTDSIFYHYGSEGTFYCHMMIFANLNAAIIIFTNANNEDTTVNFINDIRNYLKYTYIYGSDS, from the coding sequence GTGGCTTTGAAACATACATTTCCAAAGATCCCAATGCGAACGATGCTGATTATTTTTGGCGTAATTATACCTTGGTATATCCTGACTTCTTGTCAATCAAGTGTAAATGAGTATGAAACTCGTCCAGCTTTGTCTTTCTCACAAGTGAAAGAATTTGGGCTGGCAGGATGCCTTGACTACTATGCAGTACCTGGATGTGCATGGGCGGTCATTGACGATCAAGGAGTTACGACCGGTACATTGGGGGAGACCTTCATTGGATCAGGGAATCCTATAAAAGCCACCCACCGCTTTCAGATAGGATCATTGGGTAAATCATACACTTCACTGATGGCGGCACAATGTGTTGAAGCTGGATTGATCAATTGGGATACTAAAATACTTACTGTGTTTCCAACTTGGCAAGAACATATGCACTCCGCATACAAGGACATCACACTTGCTGATTTATTATCTCACAATCACAGCCTTCAGCCATTGAACGCACACCAAACTCAAATTGATGAAGCAGGAAATCTCATCTATGAAGATATCCCCAATTTTTATGGATCCGACTCTGAGCGCCGCAGAGATTTCAGTAAATACGCATTGTCATTGGTACCAGTTGAGACAGAAGGCGTGAATTACGGGAACGCTGGCTATATCATTGCCGGTTGCATGCTTGAGGAAGTGACCGGAAAAACATGGGAAATCCTCGCACAAGAACTTGCATCTGACTTGGAGATTGAGATCGGCTTTGAACGGCCAAACCGCATCGGCCCTTCACAACCATGGGGTCATCGTCTGATAACTAATAAGCGATTACAACCAGTCGCAGCATCTGAGCGGGAAATATATAATGATCCTCTTTCTTCGCCCGCAGGTAACATCAATGTAAATATTCTGGATTTTTCAAAATACGTAAGGCAATTCATGAATGGGCTACATACGGTTGATGGCATCGTTAAAGCTGAAACTTTCAAGTATTTACTGATGGGAAGAAACCCCTATGCCATGGGATGGTATAACGACTTTACGACAGACTCAATATTCTATCATTATGGGAGCGAAGGGACTTTTTATTGCCACATGATGATATTTGCGAATCTGAATGCCGCAATAATTATTTTCACCAATGCCAACAATGAGGATACCACGGTGAATTTCATTAATGATATCAGAAACTATCTTAAATATACCTATATCTATGGTTCTGATAGTTAG